The Hymenobacter baengnokdamensis genome includes a region encoding these proteins:
- a CDS encoding GatB/YqeY domain-containing protein: protein MALKDTIDAGIKQAMLAKDKVRLTALRSIKSQILLAETAEGASATGLSADQEQKLLIKAAKQRRDSAATYKEQFRSDLEETELAELAIIEEFLPQQLSEADLVEKLVAIIQRVGATGPSDLGKVMGVAARELAGQADGKQISQAVSSLLNNTNF from the coding sequence ATGGCTCTTAAAGACACCATCGACGCCGGCATCAAGCAAGCTATGCTGGCCAAAGACAAAGTGCGCCTCACGGCGCTACGCAGCATTAAGTCGCAGATTCTGCTGGCTGAAACGGCTGAGGGGGCCAGTGCCACCGGCCTCAGCGCCGACCAGGAGCAGAAGCTGCTTATCAAGGCTGCCAAGCAGCGCCGCGACTCGGCAGCTACTTATAAGGAGCAGTTCCGCTCCGACCTCGAAGAAACCGAGCTGGCTGAGCTGGCTATTATCGAAGAGTTTCTGCCCCAGCAGCTTTCCGAGGCCGATTTGGTAGAAAAGCTCGTCGCTATTATTCAGCGCGTGGGTGCCACCGGCCCTTCCGACCTTGGCAAGGTGATGGGCGTAGCCGCCCGTGAGCTGGCTGGCCAGGCCGATGGCAAGCAGATTTCGCAGGCGGTGAGCAGCCTGCTGAATAACACTAATTTCTAA
- a CDS encoding pyridoxine 5'-phosphate synthase, translated as MVKLSVNINKIATLRNARGLHARPNLLQAARDIERFGGEGITVHPRPDERHIRYQDVRELKAIVTTELNVEGNPTPDFLALVREVRPEQVTLVPDAPDAITSNAGWDVVKHQAYLRDVVAELKSYSARVSIFLDPEPGLIAAAASTGTDRIELYTEAYARRYPTDRAAAVRPYRATAEAAVAAGLGLNAGHDLDLENLAYLAQELPGLQEVSIGHALVADALYLGLENTVQLYKRQLR; from the coding sequence GTGGTCAAGCTAAGCGTCAACATCAACAAAATTGCCACCCTGCGCAATGCCCGGGGCCTGCATGCCCGCCCCAACTTGCTGCAAGCCGCCCGCGACATCGAGCGCTTTGGAGGTGAAGGCATTACGGTGCACCCGCGCCCCGACGAGCGCCACATCCGCTACCAGGACGTACGCGAGCTGAAAGCGATTGTCACCACCGAGCTGAACGTAGAGGGCAATCCCACTCCCGATTTTTTGGCCCTGGTGCGTGAAGTGCGCCCCGAGCAGGTAACGCTGGTGCCCGATGCGCCCGACGCCATCACTTCGAATGCCGGCTGGGACGTGGTGAAGCACCAGGCTTACCTGCGCGACGTGGTGGCCGAGCTAAAGAGCTACAGTGCCCGCGTCAGCATTTTCCTCGACCCCGAGCCGGGGCTGATAGCGGCGGCGGCTAGCACGGGTACCGACCGCATCGAGCTGTATACCGAAGCGTATGCCCGCCGCTACCCTACTGACCGTGCGGCCGCAGTACGGCCCTACCGGGCCACCGCCGAAGCAGCGGTAGCGGCCGGCCTCGGCCTCAATGCCGGCCACGACCTTGACCTGGAAAATCTCGCTTACCTGGCCCAAGAGCTGCCCGGCTTGCAGGAAGTGAGCATCGGGCATGCGCTGGTAGCCGACGCCTTGTATCTGGGACTGGAGAATACCGTGCAGCTCTACAAGCGTCAGCTGCGCTAA
- a CDS encoding class I SAM-dependent methyltransferase: MSSRIATALRAFGALARTPALLTVVLAADTDAWRARALAHTPRWPDLNADGLPLLPFAQFVPPTVPAAARTVAPFAFGDGGSLPTDLLLLRALARQQPGCRYFEIGTWRGESAANVAAEAATVHTLNLSADEMRALHLPERYIGLHGYFSRALSNVTHLHGNSATFDLANLQREAGPFDLVFIDGDHRYEAVRRDTARVFEHLVGPHTVVVWHDASRQPGQPRWEVLAGLLDGLPAGLPGQLAQVGNTLCAIYSPNYMPVLAPDPLADPARFEVEVRF; this comes from the coding sequence GTGTCTTCCCGTATTGCTACTGCCCTGCGCGCCTTTGGGGCGCTTGCCCGCACTCCCGCGCTGCTCACTGTGGTGCTGGCCGCCGATACCGATGCCTGGCGGGCGCGGGCCCTGGCCCACACCCCGCGCTGGCCGGACCTCAATGCCGACGGACTGCCTTTGCTGCCATTTGCGCAGTTTGTGCCGCCCACGGTACCCGCGGCAGCGCGCACCGTAGCGCCTTTTGCTTTTGGCGATGGCGGCTCGCTGCCCACCGACCTGCTGCTGCTGCGCGCACTGGCCCGGCAGCAGCCGGGCTGTCGCTACTTCGAAATTGGCACCTGGCGCGGCGAAAGCGCAGCCAACGTGGCGGCTGAGGCGGCTACCGTGCACACTCTCAACCTGAGCGCCGACGAAATGCGGGCGCTTCACTTACCCGAGCGCTACATCGGGCTGCACGGGTATTTTTCGCGGGCCCTATCCAATGTGACGCACCTGCACGGCAACTCCGCTACCTTCGACCTGGCCAATTTGCAGCGCGAGGCGGGGCCCTTCGACCTGGTCTTTATTGATGGTGACCACCGCTACGAGGCAGTGCGCCGCGATACGGCCCGCGTATTTGAGCATCTGGTAGGCCCTCATACAGTAGTAGTGTGGCACGATGCCAGCCGCCAGCCCGGCCAGCCGCGCTGGGAAGTGCTGGCCGGCCTGCTCGATGGCCTGCCCGCCGGCTTGCCGGGCCAGCTGGCGCAGGTGGGCAATACGCTGTGTGCTATATATTCGCCAAATTATATGCCCGTTCTGGCCCCCGACCCCCTGGCCGACCCGGCCCGGTTTGAGGTAGAAGTGCGGTTTTAG
- a CDS encoding DHA2 family efflux MFS transporter permease subunit, translating into METGFRKWIIVVTVVLCCLLELIDTSIVNVALTQMMGNLSATQQEVSWVVASYAIANVIVIPMTGFLAEQFGRKNYYLVSVVIFTLASMACGQSTNLWELVAFRFIQGIGGGALMATSQAILIDTFPPKQLPLGQALFGMGVIIGPTIGPTLGGYIVENYDWPWIFYVNVPVGIMASIFTILFIRDPERIKNAIPKPLREIDWAGIGLLILGVGSLQFVLEQGETKDWFDDNIIVLFTMLAAVGLIGFIWRELTAKAPIVDLRVLTKSRNLAVGAFLSFVLGFGLFASVFVFPIFTQRILGFSAEQTGYILLPGALASGLMMPLVGKMLVAGVPQKAMLPVGFAIFFGFTFWMAAQISPTAGESDFFWPLIVRGVGLGLIFMPITTMSLAGLQGRDAGQAAGLTGMIRQLGGSFGVAIVGTYLERTIQANRVALLPNISLYNPETTQRLQAFTQSFLAKGYSLNQAQQQAYAVLEGVLMKQVSLITYSQIFTSLGLFFLACVPLILLVKRAKQGEKIDLNAAH; encoded by the coding sequence ATGGAAACCGGATTTAGAAAATGGATTATCGTAGTTACGGTAGTTCTCTGCTGCCTTCTTGAGCTGATTGATACCAGTATCGTGAACGTGGCCCTGACCCAGATGATGGGCAACCTTTCGGCTACGCAGCAGGAAGTGAGTTGGGTAGTAGCGTCTTATGCAATTGCCAACGTAATTGTAATTCCGATGACCGGCTTCCTGGCCGAGCAGTTCGGCCGCAAAAACTACTACCTCGTGTCGGTGGTCATCTTCACGCTGGCCTCTATGGCCTGCGGCCAGAGCACCAACCTGTGGGAGCTGGTGGCCTTCCGCTTTATTCAGGGCATCGGGGGCGGCGCGCTCATGGCTACGTCGCAGGCTATTCTGATTGATACTTTCCCGCCCAAGCAGCTGCCCCTCGGGCAGGCCCTGTTTGGCATGGGTGTTATTATCGGCCCCACTATCGGCCCAACGCTCGGGGGCTATATAGTAGAAAACTATGACTGGCCCTGGATATTCTACGTGAACGTGCCGGTCGGCATCATGGCCAGCATTTTCACCATCCTGTTTATCCGCGACCCTGAGCGCATCAAGAATGCCATTCCCAAACCCCTGCGTGAGATTGACTGGGCGGGTATCGGCCTGCTGATACTGGGGGTGGGCTCTTTGCAGTTTGTGCTGGAGCAGGGCGAAACCAAAGACTGGTTCGACGACAATATCATCGTGCTCTTCACTATGCTGGCCGCCGTTGGCCTCATCGGGTTCATCTGGCGCGAGCTTACCGCCAAAGCACCCATTGTGGACCTGCGCGTGCTTACCAAGAGCCGAAACCTGGCGGTAGGGGCCTTCCTGTCGTTTGTGCTGGGCTTTGGCTTGTTTGCTTCGGTGTTTGTCTTTCCCATCTTCACGCAGCGCATTCTGGGCTTCTCCGCCGAGCAAACGGGCTACATTCTGCTGCCTGGCGCATTGGCTTCGGGCCTGATGATGCCCCTTGTGGGCAAAATGCTGGTGGCAGGCGTGCCCCAGAAGGCAATGCTGCCGGTGGGCTTTGCCATCTTCTTCGGCTTCACGTTCTGGATGGCCGCCCAGATTTCGCCCACTGCCGGTGAAAGCGACTTCTTCTGGCCACTCATTGTGCGGGGCGTGGGCCTGGGCCTCATCTTTATGCCCATCACCACCATGAGCCTGGCGGGCCTGCAAGGCCGTGATGCCGGCCAGGCCGCGGGCCTTACCGGCATGATTCGCCAGCTCGGCGGCTCGTTTGGGGTGGCCATTGTAGGTACCTATCTCGAGCGCACCATTCAGGCCAACCGCGTGGCTCTGCTGCCCAATATCTCGCTCTACAACCCCGAAACTACCCAGCGCCTGCAAGCCTTTACGCAGAGCTTTCTGGCGAAAGGCTATTCGCTGAATCAAGCGCAGCAGCAAGCTTACGCCGTGCTCGAAGGGGTATTGATGAAACAGGTATCGCTGATTACCTACTCGCAGATATTTACCTCGCTCGGGTTGTTTTTCCTGGCTTGCGTACCGCTTATCCTGCTGGTAAAACGGGCTAAGCAAGGCGAGAAAATCGACCTTAACGCGGCACACTAA
- a CDS encoding HlyD family secretion protein, translated as MATQTQPQEEVPTAVAEPLEEPKKRNPLALIILAVVLLVGGYFGWTRYQFAKAHESTDDAQVEGDVYPILPRVAGPVLKVFVDDNQTVKKGDTLVTIDKSDYLQRVSAAQAALLAAQAQVVAARAQVGTAQANVRTAQTTIGVSEANLSKLQKDLQRSTKLRNEDIIPQSDYDAVQANLKSTTAQRSTATDQVSVARQQVLATQQQVAVAQAVVKQRQADLDNAKLQLSYTTLLAPGNGIVSKKSVQPGQVVSPGQQLLGIVSSNKTWVIANFKETQMEEMKVGQPVKLEIDAYPHEEFQGHVESLSAATGARFALLPPDNASGNFVKVTQRIPVKIVLDHEDPQHPLRAGMSVNAIVAVK; from the coding sequence ATGGCTACCCAAACTCAACCCCAAGAAGAGGTTCCTACCGCAGTCGCCGAGCCGCTCGAAGAACCCAAAAAGCGCAACCCGCTGGCACTTATTATCCTGGCAGTGGTGCTGCTGGTCGGCGGCTACTTTGGCTGGACGCGCTACCAGTTTGCCAAAGCGCACGAAAGCACCGACGACGCCCAGGTGGAAGGCGACGTGTACCCGATTCTGCCCCGCGTGGCCGGTCCGGTCCTGAAAGTTTTTGTTGATGACAACCAGACGGTGAAGAAGGGCGATACGCTTGTTACCATCGACAAGTCGGACTACCTGCAGCGGGTAAGCGCGGCCCAGGCGGCGCTGCTGGCGGCCCAGGCGCAGGTGGTAGCCGCCCGCGCCCAGGTAGGCACGGCCCAGGCCAATGTACGCACCGCCCAAACCACTATCGGCGTGAGCGAAGCCAACCTCTCGAAGCTGCAAAAAGACTTGCAGCGCAGCACCAAGCTCCGCAACGAGGATATTATTCCGCAGAGCGACTACGATGCGGTGCAGGCCAACCTCAAATCGACTACCGCCCAGCGTAGCACTGCTACCGACCAGGTATCGGTAGCCCGCCAGCAGGTGCTTGCTACTCAGCAGCAGGTAGCTGTGGCGCAGGCCGTGGTGAAGCAGCGCCAGGCTGACCTCGACAATGCCAAGCTCCAGCTCAGCTACACCACGCTCCTGGCTCCCGGCAACGGTATCGTAAGCAAGAAAAGCGTGCAGCCCGGCCAGGTAGTATCGCCCGGCCAGCAGCTTTTAGGTATTGTTTCGAGCAACAAAACCTGGGTTATTGCCAACTTCAAGGAAACCCAGATGGAAGAAATGAAAGTGGGCCAGCCGGTCAAGCTGGAAATCGATGCCTATCCGCACGAAGAGTTTCAGGGCCACGTCGAGTCGCTGTCGGCTGCTACGGGTGCCCGCTTTGCCCTGCTGCCTCCCGATAACGCCAGCGGCAACTTCGTGAAAGTAACCCAGCGTATTCCCGTGAAAATCGTGCTCGACCACGAAGACCCGCAGCACCCGCTGCGGGCCGGCATGAGCGTAAACGCAATTGTAGCGGTGAAGTAA
- a CDS encoding universal stress protein codes for MTLSTILCPLDFSAASAALVAYAAALAVGTGAELRLLYVQEPAPAGQTIEAEAALTAHRAAAVAAGVARVSTELAHGEAAATILAEAQRYHADLIVIGAHGQTCLSRFLMGNTAEMVVRTAPCPTLLVRE; via the coding sequence ATGACCCTCTCCACCATTCTCTGCCCGCTCGATTTTTCGGCTGCCTCGGCAGCGCTGGTGGCCTACGCCGCTGCGCTGGCCGTGGGCACGGGGGCCGAGCTGCGCCTGCTGTACGTGCAGGAGCCCGCCCCGGCGGGCCAGACCATCGAGGCCGAAGCTGCGCTGACGGCCCATCGGGCGGCGGCCGTGGCCGCCGGCGTAGCCCGCGTCAGCACTGAGCTGGCGCATGGCGAGGCGGCCGCCACCATTCTGGCCGAGGCCCAGCGCTACCATGCCGACTTAATCGTCATCGGAGCACACGGGCAAACCTGCCTCAGCCGCTTTTTAATGGGCAACACTGCCGAAATGGTAGTGCGTACCGCGCCCTGCCCCACGCTGCTCGTTCGCGAGTAA
- a CDS encoding TolC family protein, with protein MFSRYQLAGFAGLSLLGGLLTQPALAQNQPGIPAAAQPIGLVSDSLTLGGTVQAVLDANPSITNLTELSNAATSRLSQTRAGFLPQVTGTATYTRIDPVVKLPFNGETLQFAPNNNYDFHLTAQYLLLDFGKNDATVRVSESQVETAQDNITVARRDLAFNAAQVYYNILFMRESIRVQDQQIASLVAHRNEMQKRVDAGVSTKFDVTTTDVRITQAQNTKLDLQNQLRNQQVQLARLLHRPSQADIPVKGRLTYEPQVVNLEAELTRAAENRPEVKLAKDAENTANLQAKLIEKSNLPSLGAGVQVGGKNGYILPDINTIRLNEAAVLQLSVPIYDGGRNRKQRVEAAATIRGAQARTADTQEQIRADVRQAANNMEFSQARYANAQQQIAQATDALTRAEGRYRYGVGQNLDVLDAETQLAQSRLALAQAMYNYTLGQYQLKRATGEQIWPK; from the coding sequence ATGTTTTCTAGATATCAACTTGCCGGCTTCGCGGGGCTATCGCTGTTGGGCGGGCTGCTGACCCAGCCGGCGCTGGCCCAAAACCAGCCCGGTATTCCGGCTGCGGCGCAGCCCATTGGGCTGGTCAGCGATTCCCTGACGCTGGGCGGTACAGTTCAGGCCGTACTCGATGCCAACCCTTCCATCACCAACCTTACTGAGCTGTCTAATGCGGCTACCAGTCGCTTGAGCCAGACGCGCGCCGGGTTTTTGCCGCAGGTAACGGGCACTGCTACCTACACGCGTATCGACCCGGTGGTAAAGCTGCCGTTTAATGGGGAAACCCTGCAGTTTGCGCCCAATAACAACTACGACTTCCACCTGACGGCCCAGTACCTGCTGCTCGATTTCGGCAAGAATGACGCTACCGTACGGGTGTCGGAATCGCAGGTTGAAACGGCACAGGATAATATTACGGTGGCCCGGCGCGACCTGGCTTTTAATGCAGCTCAGGTATATTATAATATACTTTTTATGCGCGAAAGCATTCGGGTGCAGGACCAGCAGATTGCCTCGCTGGTGGCACACCGCAACGAAATGCAGAAGCGGGTAGATGCCGGTGTGAGCACCAAGTTTGACGTGACAACTACTGACGTGCGTATTACGCAGGCTCAGAATACCAAGCTTGACCTGCAAAATCAGCTGCGTAATCAGCAGGTACAATTAGCCAGGCTTTTACACAGGCCCAGCCAGGCCGACATCCCGGTGAAAGGCCGCCTTACCTACGAGCCGCAGGTAGTGAACCTGGAGGCTGAGCTAACCCGCGCTGCTGAAAACCGGCCCGAAGTAAAGCTGGCCAAGGATGCGGAAAATACCGCTAACCTACAAGCTAAGCTCATCGAGAAAAGCAACCTGCCCAGCCTGGGCGCAGGGGTGCAGGTAGGTGGCAAAAACGGCTACATTCTGCCCGATATCAATACCATTCGCCTAAACGAAGCGGCGGTGCTGCAACTGTCGGTACCCATCTACGACGGGGGCCGCAATCGCAAGCAGCGCGTAGAGGCTGCGGCTACTATCCGGGGTGCCCAGGCCCGCACGGCCGATACGCAGGAGCAGATTCGGGCCGATGTGCGCCAGGCAGCAAACAACATGGAGTTTAGCCAGGCGCGCTATGCCAACGCCCAGCAGCAGATAGCCCAGGCCACCGACGCGCTCACCCGTGCCGAGGGGCGCTACCGCTACGGCGTGGGCCAGAACCTCGACGTGCTCGATGCCGAAACCCAGCTGGCGCAGTCGCGCCTGGCGCTGGCCCAGGCCATGTATAACTATACGCTGGGTCAGTATCAGCTCAAGCGCGCGACCGGCGAGCAGATTTGGCCTAAATAA
- a CDS encoding sigma-54-dependent Fis family transcriptional regulator: MPQSNQDEPLLLYLNEAIATIREKEVLFQMITNKLRLIFPFDLIGINVFDKELLNKRLFLRKYVGGSTPGPPPDATAGNFSPIAGSPVEQLVADPRLRHISLEEYAAHYPDFEPFNKLRREGIYYMTTVPLWLSGRLTGFLILSAARRPALTPADERLLEKIGSLVAVAVGNTLAFEEIARREQERSMQLAVTHALLSIKQREPLFQAIAEALGKVVPFEYFGIRINRTGPTKNFEAFAEFSRVGAGPLEALAIDREQQASLDQRGGSYEQLHSLLQTSGVYTGADFHALAVRYPRLRYVYEHYGTRAMLVAMLWQRPDSQAVLTLSAADPEAFNVDNQATIQALLPQIVLALENLFAFEQLEELKAKVEQERTYLIDEINTDRPADGLIGNSPALQQVRQRIAQVAGTDATVLITGETGTGKEVVARALHQASPRHGRALVKINCAALPTQLIESELFGHEKGAYTGAVERRIGKFELADGGTIFLDEVGELPLDLQAKLLRVLQEKEFERLGSNRVLQTDARVLAATNRVLEDEVRAGRFRADLYYRLNVFPIHLQPLRERPQDIGPLVQHYLANLSKRLARPPRPIRPADMAALQAYPWPGNIRELEHVLEQAIIVSQGQWLEFGGFASGPALLALPPGPATYEAPAAALTTNQSDAPIKTLRDQERDHILTALHRTEGRVSGPNGAALLLDINPKTLEARMKKLGIRRMVGIG, encoded by the coding sequence ATGCCCCAGTCTAATCAGGATGAACCTCTGCTGCTCTACCTCAACGAGGCTATTGCGACCATCCGGGAAAAGGAAGTCCTTTTTCAGATGATTACCAATAAGCTACGGCTTATTTTCCCTTTCGACCTGATTGGCATCAATGTATTCGACAAAGAATTGCTGAATAAGCGCCTGTTTTTGCGCAAGTACGTGGGTGGCTCCACGCCCGGCCCGCCGCCGGATGCCACGGCCGGCAATTTTTCACCTATTGCGGGCTCGCCCGTTGAACAGCTCGTGGCCGACCCCCGCCTACGGCATATCAGCCTGGAAGAATATGCTGCGCACTACCCAGATTTTGAGCCCTTTAACAAGCTTCGCAGGGAAGGAATATACTACATGACAACGGTGCCGCTGTGGCTTAGTGGCCGGCTCACCGGGTTTCTTATCCTGTCGGCGGCGCGGCGGCCGGCGCTCACGCCAGCCGACGAGCGCCTGCTCGAAAAAATCGGCTCGCTGGTAGCCGTAGCCGTGGGCAACACCCTGGCATTTGAAGAAATAGCGCGGCGTGAGCAGGAACGCAGCATGCAGCTGGCCGTTACCCACGCGCTGCTTAGCATTAAGCAGCGCGAGCCGCTGTTCCAGGCCATAGCGGAGGCGCTGGGGAAAGTAGTACCTTTTGAATATTTTGGCATCAGGATAAACCGTACCGGCCCAACGAAAAACTTCGAGGCTTTTGCCGAGTTCTCCCGCGTAGGAGCCGGGCCGCTCGAAGCGCTGGCCATCGACCGTGAGCAGCAGGCTAGCCTGGACCAGCGCGGCGGCAGCTACGAACAGCTGCACAGCTTATTGCAAACTTCGGGCGTGTACACGGGCGCCGATTTTCACGCGCTGGCCGTGCGCTACCCGCGGCTGCGCTACGTGTATGAGCACTACGGCACGCGGGCCATGCTGGTAGCTATGCTGTGGCAGCGCCCCGACAGCCAGGCAGTGCTTACCCTCTCGGCCGCCGACCCGGAAGCTTTTAACGTTGACAACCAGGCGACCATCCAGGCGTTATTACCGCAGATTGTCTTAGCCCTGGAAAACCTGTTTGCCTTCGAGCAGCTTGAGGAGCTGAAGGCGAAAGTGGAGCAGGAGCGTACCTATTTAATAGATGAGATAAATACCGACCGGCCCGCCGATGGCCTCATTGGCAATAGCCCGGCCTTGCAGCAGGTGCGCCAGCGCATTGCGCAGGTGGCTGGCACCGACGCCACTGTGCTTATCACTGGCGAAACCGGCACCGGCAAGGAGGTGGTGGCCCGCGCCCTGCACCAGGCCTCGCCCCGCCACGGCCGGGCACTGGTGAAAATAAACTGTGCGGCATTGCCAACGCAACTTATTGAAAGTGAGTTGTTTGGCCATGAAAAAGGCGCTTATACCGGAGCCGTTGAACGGCGCATTGGCAAGTTTGAGCTGGCCGATGGCGGCACCATTTTCCTGGATGAAGTGGGCGAGCTGCCTCTCGACCTGCAAGCCAAGCTGCTGCGCGTACTTCAGGAAAAGGAATTTGAGCGCCTGGGCAGCAACCGGGTGCTGCAAACCGACGCCCGCGTGCTGGCCGCCACCAACCGCGTGCTCGAAGACGAAGTGCGCGCCGGCCGCTTCCGCGCCGACCTCTATTATCGGCTAAACGTATTTCCGATTCATCTGCAGCCCCTGCGCGAGCGGCCACAGGATATCGGCCCTTTGGTGCAGCATTACCTGGCTAATCTTAGCAAGCGGCTGGCCCGCCCGCCGCGGCCCATTCGCCCCGCCGACATGGCCGCGCTCCAAGCCTATCCCTGGCCCGGCAATATCCGCGAGCTGGAGCACGTGCTCGAGCAGGCTATTATTGTGAGCCAGGGCCAGTGGCTGGAGTTTGGCGGCTTTGCCTCGGGGCCTGCGCTGCTGGCTCTGCCGCCCGGCCCGGCTACTTACGAAGCCCCTGCCGCTGCACTGACTACCAATCAATCGGATGCCCCTATCAAGACGCTGCGCGACCAGGAGCGCGACCATATCCTGACGGCGCTGCACCGCACCGAAGGCCGGGTAAGCGGCCCTAACGGGGCGGCTTTGCTGCTGGATATTAACCCCAAAACCCTGGAGGCCCGCATGAAAAAGCTGGGTATCCGGCGCATGGTTGGTATTGGGTAG
- a CDS encoding helix-turn-helix domain-containing protein: MLSHGQIVRLIFGLKLRELRQERGLSPAELARGCDMSISYLNEIEKGKKYPKEDKIVSLSKFLGVRYDQLTSAELPRRLEPVADLLSSRLLQEFPLAMFGLEPARLIDLIANAPAKMNAFTSTIFEIARNYEMRQEHFFVAALRSYQEMHDNYFEDLEQDARAFVASRQLATELPFGVAQLEAVLTQEYGYTLDRTTLAHYPVAAAGRLRSVLQPKTRTLLLHPSLSRGQQAFILGREVGFNYLKLKERHYASPNTLEIRSFEEVLNNFRASYFASALLMEEESMVRDLQVLFSAETWQPERLLALLTRYDVSPEMLMQRLATLLPRHFGLTSLFFLRFDQPRAGATYVLTKELHLSRLHNPHGNELNEHYCRRWVSLRLIAEGRAATPTGPGAPLRVLPDAQRSQYLGTDDEYLCFTLARVGAAEAPAMSVTVGLRCDDNLRRQLRFLADPRLPVKLVNETCERCPLADCELRAAPPVQVQYAAERTAFEDAVAALVAG; the protein is encoded by the coding sequence ATGCTTAGCCACGGCCAGATTGTCCGGCTTATTTTTGGTTTAAAGCTGCGCGAGCTGCGGCAGGAGCGGGGCCTGTCGCCGGCCGAGCTGGCGCGGGGCTGCGACATGTCGATTAGCTACCTCAATGAGATTGAGAAAGGTAAAAAATATCCTAAGGAAGATAAAATAGTAAGCCTGAGCAAGTTCTTGGGAGTACGCTACGACCAGCTCACGTCAGCTGAGCTGCCACGCCGGCTGGAGCCGGTGGCCGACCTGCTAAGCTCCAGGCTGCTCCAGGAGTTTCCATTGGCTATGTTCGGGCTGGAGCCGGCGCGGCTCATCGACCTCATTGCCAATGCGCCGGCCAAGATGAATGCTTTTACCAGCACCATCTTCGAGATTGCGCGCAACTACGAGATGCGGCAGGAGCATTTTTTTGTGGCCGCGCTCCGCTCGTACCAGGAAATGCACGACAACTACTTCGAAGACCTGGAGCAGGATGCGCGGGCCTTTGTGGCCAGCCGGCAGCTGGCTACCGAGCTGCCCTTCGGCGTGGCCCAGCTCGAAGCGGTGCTGACGCAGGAGTATGGCTACACGCTCGACCGCACCACCCTGGCGCACTACCCCGTGGCGGCGGCCGGCCGCCTGCGCTCGGTGCTACAGCCCAAAACCCGCACCCTGCTGCTACACCCCAGCCTGAGCCGGGGCCAGCAGGCCTTCATTCTGGGGCGTGAGGTGGGCTTCAATTACCTCAAGCTGAAAGAGCGGCACTACGCCAGCCCCAACACGCTCGAAATACGCTCGTTTGAGGAAGTGCTCAATAATTTTCGGGCGTCCTACTTTGCCAGCGCGCTGCTGATGGAGGAGGAGAGTATGGTGCGCGACCTGCAAGTACTTTTCAGCGCCGAAACGTGGCAGCCCGAGCGCCTGCTGGCCCTGCTAACGCGCTACGATGTAAGCCCGGAAATGCTGATGCAGCGCCTGGCTACGCTGCTGCCCCGGCACTTTGGACTCACCAGCCTGTTTTTTCTGCGATTTGACCAGCCGCGGGCCGGCGCTACCTACGTGCTGACCAAGGAGCTGCACCTCTCGCGCCTGCACAATCCGCACGGCAATGAGCTAAATGAGCACTATTGCCGCCGCTGGGTAAGCCTGCGGCTGATTGCAGAAGGCCGGGCTGCCACGCCAACCGGGCCCGGCGCGCCGCTGCGCGTGCTGCCCGATGCGCAGCGCTCGCAGTACCTGGGTACCGATGATGAGTACCTGTGCTTTACGCTGGCCCGCGTAGGAGCGGCTGAGGCGCCGGCCATGAGTGTAACCGTGGGCCTGCGCTGCGACGACAACCTGCGCCGGCAGCTCCGGTTTCTGGCCGACCCGCGGCTGCCGGTTAAGCTCGTGAACGAAACCTGCGAGCGCTGTCCGCTGGCGGATTGTGAGTTGCGCGCCGCCCCGCCGGTGCAGGTGCAGTATGCCGCCGAGCGCACCGCATTTGAGGACGCCGTAGCGGCGCTGGTGGCCGGGTGA
- a CDS encoding transposase: protein MKAYSTDLRERVAAACQQGSRTIGEVAAQFSVSDSFVRKLRRRQRTSGSVAALPQRSGPAPFLNAAAQAQLAACLRQEPDATLAELCIWLAAIGGPAVSQTTLWRAVQALDWRRKKRASMPPNATRNG, encoded by the coding sequence ATGAAAGCTTATTCTACTGACTTGCGCGAACGCGTGGCGGCCGCTTGCCAGCAAGGTAGCCGCACGATTGGCGAAGTGGCCGCGCAGTTCAGCGTGTCGGATTCGTTTGTGCGCAAGTTGCGCCGACGCCAGCGCACGAGCGGTTCCGTGGCTGCTTTGCCGCAACGCAGTGGGCCAGCGCCGTTTCTGAACGCGGCGGCCCAAGCGCAGCTGGCGGCCTGTTTGCGCCAGGAGCCCGATGCCACGTTGGCGGAATTGTGTATTTGGCTGGCCGCCATCGGCGGTCCGGCAGTGAGCCAGACCACACTCTGGCGGGCGGTGCAGGCACTGGATTGGCGGCGAAAAAAAAGAGCGTCCATGCCGCCGAACGCGACACGCAACGGGTGA